The Theileria annulata chromosome 2, complete sequence, *** SEQUENCING IN PROGRESS *** genomic sequence AATCCTACAGATACTACTTCTACTACTTCCACTGGATGCACCACTTCTACGGCTCCCGAAAAATCCACAACTACTCAACCTCAAATTAGTCAAACTCAATCTGAAAAACCTACTCAGGAACAAACAACTCCTACTAAACAGCCTAATGACTCTAAAGAAACTAGTACACAATCAACTATTGAATCTACTGAATCTAAACAACGTACAGGTACTGGGGAATCTACCCCACAGATTAGAGCTGATCAAATAACTATTGAGCCTTCCTGTTCTGAATCAGATGTTAAACTTTATGCTCAAGATCGATCCGATCCTACTGGGATTGTCGAACTTGGTTCCCATGAATATAATATcgataataataatgagCAGATGTTgaaatacacatttaataaGAATGTAAAATGTGctaaatttaaactaaAAAATCATGACATTTGGAGTTATGATAACAATCAAGAACATCCCGAAACAATATATTTACATAAAGCCAAAACTCTTGTTTTTGTTGAATTCCCGAATGgttcttttaatttctatAGATTTTCTGTTtcagataataaaatgaaattagaAACTCTCAGTAAAATGGAGGATAACTATGGATCCAAACATAAACTGTTGACATTAGACAGTGATGAAACTTCAACCATTGAGCTTGACAAATCTAAATTCGATatcaaaaaatataactTTGGTCATGaatatacatttaaatCAGATGTTAAATGTACCACTTTAATGTTTAATGACAAAGAAGTGTGGAAACATGATTCTTCAAAATCCGAAAGTGCCTATCCTTCAGtggtttattttttatccCACTTCCTAgtattgtttttaaaaaataataaatgtttcTTTATTGATCCTGATAAGATAAATCCAACCGATctttcaaattaatttttaatgaaGTATAATCTAAATTTTCTTATATACGATgtttataatatatgtgACTAAGGTAAAACagttataatttatactaaattaaatatgaaattaaatcaaaatgtttaaaaagGAGTAAATGGTGTTTTCAAATGTGGTTTAtccaattttttaaattttatgtttatgGTAAcctatttttaataatttgtaacaAATTGGAAAAGACctattataaaattaaataaaattataatatttaaaatataatcaTTATATTGAATGTTTTTGTAGTGAGGATATAATCCGCTCATAAAtagaaatttttattacaaatgttaaaataataaattcattcacattttataaatcaaCTTGACACCTTAGGATCATATCAGCTTAAAtgtcatttttaaaactagtaataaataatgaactataatcttttaaaaattaaagaacatatatatttatttattagacttaaaattaataacacAATGCCATTAGgcattaaatattactgCATTAGGTTAgtttgaatatttattgacCATCTCCTCTATGATGTTTGATATCGATTCATTTTTGGATACTTCTGAAGCCTTACATGTTTTTATAAGTTTACCATTATGCATTACCCAAACTGATGTACAAGATTTAAGGACTTTGGCATAATGTGCAGTAACAAAACAAGTACAatgtttgaaatatttgtcCAATAATTCGTAAATTGGTATTCCAATATCTTGAACCTCAGATCCATCTTCTGAACAATTATCAGATGGAGGTTCATCAATGATTAACATCCTATACTGATGTTTGTATAATACTAGTTTGGCAAACCAAAGTGTTCTGAGCTGAGTTACAGATAACATAGTACCTACTGAGCTAAGGTCATCTAACGTCATTGAACTTTCTTCAGATAAAGGCCCCTTACCCTTGTTAAAGGATTCTGATGGGTCTTTGGtcttctttaattttagggGTTTAGGCATAATTATAGTATCTAGTTTTAAGTTGCCTGGAAGGTTATTAACAAACTCAAGGAGACCACAATTATCCAGAGCgtcattaatttcatcatctgtAAATAGTCTCCTTGGATCCAAGAACCTTCTAATAGTCCAACCCTTGAAAACAAATGGAAGCTGAGGAAGAACACCGATAATGTGCCTAATGAGACTCTTGGGAATGTCTTGTAAATCTCTGCCATCCAGCAGGACTTGACCAGATCGATGCCTTGCGGTATTTTGCAGAACAGATAATAGGGTTGTCTTACCAGCTCCAGTTCTTCCAATGATACCAATAATATCTGACCTAGATGGTGATgcatttatatta encodes the following:
- a CDS encoding SfiI-subtelomeric fragment related protein family member, putative (chr2.C.cand.517 - hypothetical protein, signal peptide;~Signal peptide predicted for TA11480 by SignalP 2.0 HMM (Signal peptide probability 0.622, signal anchor probability 0.000) with cleavage site probability 0.493 between residues 22 and 23), which encodes MRYKYQYLVIFLLIWNLKKVKCTEEDEASITEKSKTTDDQSEEEISLINLNINTKNNTTEYGYSKKNNEGTFVTKSGYGFNKIVKGNTVIWESSDTKIYAYKVVIDGISFVSSTKNISIHSNDGVKHFKKSSQGDKWEESNPSNNPTDTTSTTSTGCTTSTAPEKSTTTQPQISQTQSEKPTQEQTTPTKQPNDSKETSTQSTIESTESKQRTGTGESTPQIRADQITIEPSCSESDVKLYAQDRSDPTGIVELGSHEYNIDNNNEQMLKYTFNKNVKCAKFKLKNHDIWSYDNNQEHPETIYLHKAKTLVFVEFPNGSFNFYRFSVSDNKMKLETLSKMEDNYGSKHKLLTLDSDETSTIELDKSKFDIKKYNFGHEYTFKSDVKCTTLMFNDKEVWKHDSSKSESAYPSVVYFLSHFLVLFLKNNKCFFIDPDKINPTDLSN